From a single Cotesia glomerata isolate CgM1 linkage group LG6, MPM_Cglom_v2.3, whole genome shotgun sequence genomic region:
- the LOC123267539 gene encoding ras-interacting protein RIP3-like, which produces MKEEEIVKLKRQNQKFRLKIAFHQQQQHQQQQQQHQQQQQQQQHDRYNPYYYLENDMFHVGDDIYIPSSESRNAFDGTEPSKFIKIMSHAIWGLEAISKLVVWKQKNTADREELDARKLELLSIHYRHFLKERNYSKGVIDLHLRAMNKYLDRAIQSSKKTVRRLQP; this is translated from the coding sequence ATGAAGGAAGAGGAAATAGTAAAACTAAAACgtcaaaatcaaaaatttagattGAAAATAGCTTTTCATCAACAGCAACAACATcagcaacaacagcaacagcaccaacaacaacaacaacaacagcaacatgACCGTTATAATCCCTACTATTATCTTGAAAATGATATGTTTCATGTTGGAGACGATATTTATATACCGAGCTCAGAATCCCGGAATGCATTTGATGGAACTGAGCCTTccaaattcataaaaattatgtcacATGCAATATGGGGTCTAGAAGCAATTTCAAAACTAGTCGTttggaaacaaaaaaatacagcTGACCGTGAAGAATTAGATGCTAGAAAACTAGAACTACTATCTATACATTATCggcattttttaaaagagcGTAACTATTCCAAGGGAGTTATCGATTTGCATTTACGGGCGATGAATAAATATCTAGACAGAGCCATTCAAAGTTCTAAAAAAACAGTTCGACGATTGCAACCTTAA
- the LOC123266445 gene encoding alpha-tubulin N-acetyltransferase-like — translation MDFKFNVNRLLPRKINKVTHTLIPEDFRGDRREYNESQRQISRILDDMGEASAMAQGLSKPITSALKLRDTDHIVYLLVDSAGNEGLGSVVGLLKTGSKNLFMFDEAGAYFQLQPRCILDFYVHESKQRMGFGKDLYEFMLAEERIRPVKLAIDRPSDKFLRFLRRHYDLEEVIPQNNKFVVFRGFFDTENQEVGITRYSLPSRGSVDYSYNNNNNNNSKPSSASSNGHSMNHSNSAHSGAPRSSYGRYAAARPPCSMANIIHNAPVFGHAAERTGDIPSTPGPKLERPRSLSLYSELEQKQRNHEMATVPTPAAEPHCTPFVREVQIDHPPAPQRDRETYVPVRHNYESEQSEPPTPQTTPNRRPMSQRMTSDERSINHLSSNERPITQGSSNEAPMNQTSNERPGTQSSSYESLPRERPMSHSGSNQRPISKSRSTDRSMTQSAAPSGRQTPQPKKNSTQNFMSIHSEEKSPAGIKTTPSCASEVNGNQNGHLDLKFYHSPLW, via the exons ATGGATTTCAAGTTCAACGTAAATAGACTATTACCGAGAAAGATCAACAAGGTCACTCATACACTAATACCTGAAGATTTTCGTGGTGATCGACGAGaatataa tgagtCGCAAAGACAGATCTCAAGGATTTTGGATGATATGGGTGAAGCATCGGCGATGGCTCAAGGCTTAAGCAAACCGATAACAAGTGCTCTCAAATTGCGCGATACCGATCACATTGTCTATCTCTTGGTAGATAGCGCAGGAAACGA GGGCCTTGGAAGCGTCGTGGGATTGCTCAAGACCGGATCGAAAAACCTTTTCATGTTCGACGAAGCCGGTGCGTACTTCCAGTTGCAGCCACGTTGTATTCTTGATTTTTATGTTCATGAGTCCAAACAGCGCATGGGATTTGGAAAAGACCTGTATGAATTCATGCTGGCT gAAGAAAGAATTCGGCCAGTTAAATTAGCAATCGACAGACCCTCGGATAAATTCTTGCGTTTTCTTCGACGCCATTACGATCTCGAAGAAGTTATTCCTCAGAATAATAAATTCGTCGTTTTCCGGGGATTTTTTGATACTG AAAATCAAGAAGTTGGTATCACGAGGTATAGCTTACCTTCGAGAGGCTCCGTCGATTATTCgtataacaacaacaataacaataacagcAAGCCTTCGTCTGCTTCAAG TAATGGCCACTCGATGAATCATTCAAATTCAGCGCATTCAGGAGCACCGAGAAGCTCTTATGGACGTTATGCAGCTGCGAGGCCTCCTTGCTCAATGGCTAAT ATAATACATAATGCCCCAGTGTTTGGCCACGCAGCCGAACGTACCGG tgataTCCCGTCAACACCAGGACCAAAATTGGAACGTCCACGTTCATTAAGTCTCTACTCAGAACTAGAACAAAAGCAACGTAACCACGAAATGGCGACTGTACCGACACCAGCTGCAGAACCGCATTGTACGCCATTTGTTCGTGAAGTTCAAATTGATCACCCACCAGCGCCACAAAGAGATAGAGAAACTTACGTTCCAGTGCGTCATAATTATGAATCCGAGCAATCAGAACCTCCAACACCTCAAACAACACCCAACAGACGCCCAATGTCTCAAAGAATGACCTCAGATGAACGTTCTATCAATCACTTATCATCAAATGAGCGCCCTATCACCCAAGGGTCGTCTAATGAAGCTCCAATGAACCAAACATCCAACGAACGTCCAGGAACTCAATCTTCAAGCTATGAGTCGCTGCCCAGAGAACGTCCAATGAGTCATTCAGGATCTAACCAACGTCCTATTTCAAAATCCCGGTCTACTGACCGATCTATGACTCAATCAGCAGCTCCAAGTGGTCGTCAAACTCCTCAGCCCAAGAAAAACTCAACTCAGAATTTCATGTCCATTCATTCTGAGGAAAAATCCCCAGCGGGTATCAAGACGACGCCATCTTGTGCTTCAGAAGTCAACGGGAATCAAAATGGCCACTTGGATCTTAAATTCTATCACTCGCCGCTTTGGTAG
- the LOC123266448 gene encoding phospholipid phosphatase 6 produces the protein MDKKNEKREIPSGLKKILDLDVYLTNAFVKKVENFMPMKQLKMHYRALEISAHTIPWLAGWLAFIWIINSKDLYQMQVNLFIGLLIDIVNVAVIKAATRRRRPSKNDDPFEMGPDKYSFLSGHASRVAFLTYFFIYLWPVPIMFVPSLLAWSTAVCLSRVLLKRHYILDVLGGVCLGIFQGIFLSLIYLERDTCISLISWLTDEKLEGGEFHV, from the exons ATGGATAAG aaaaatgaaaaacggGAAATTCCTTCGGGGCTGAAGAAAATTTTGGATCTGGACGTCTACCTAACCAATGCTTTTGTTAAAAAAGTTGAGAATTTTATGCCCATGAAGCAGCTAAAGATGCACTATCGTGCTCTAGAG aTAAGTGCACATACGATTCCGTGGTTGGCGGGATGGTTGGCGTTCATATGGATAATAAACAGCAAAGATTTGTATCAAATGCAAGTAAACTTGTTCATAGGCCTCTTGATAGACATAGTCAACGTAGCTGTTATAAAAGCCGCTACAAGAAGACGAAGGCCATCAAAAAATGATGATCCGTTTGAAATGGGTCCAGATAAGTACTCATTTCTATCAGGCCACGCTTCGAGAGTAGCATTTTTAACATATTTCTTCATCTACTTGTGGCCGGTTCCCATTATGTTCGTACCCTCGCTGCTGGCTTGGTCTACTGCAGTCTGTCTCTCACGGGTTCTGTTAAAAAGACACTACATTTTGGATGTTCTCGGTGGTGTGTGTCTTGGAATTTTCCAAGGAATTTTCCTTAGTTTGATTTACTTAGAGCGAGATACTTGTATCAGCTTAATTTCTTGGCTAACCGATGAAAAACTAGAAGGAGGTGAATTCCATGTTTAA
- the LOC123266446 gene encoding single-strand selective monofunctional uracil DNA glycosylase → MYESASAKRFKSNNNSNNNNNNQLPLDFSLKSLSKSEPEVSEVSERLNYDSQQEDDLVDDNNVFASANIANKLLALEYELTKRIELISFDPPVEYVYSPIDYAISVHANFLQKYCHTTKKILFLAMNPGPWGMSQTGIPFGEINAVVNWLKLSGLIEKPLKEQPNRKVTGFACHRSEISGRRFWNLFKSICGSPDNFFQYSFLRNYCPVALMDSAGRNISPAELKGSKLKELRDICDLTLLAVLKLLEVEKIVGIGRFAEQRAKNIVKTAGLPIRIFWMPHPSPRSTANENWSDKALKTLNELDLLKYFVKSDDENLN, encoded by the exons ATGTACGAATCAGCATCTGCAAAACGATTTaagagtaataataatagcaataataataacaataatcaatTGCCATTagattttagtttaaaatccTTGTCAAAGTCAGAACCCGAAGTTTCTGAAGTTTCTGAGCGTCTAAACTATGACAGCCAGCAAGAAGATGACCTAGTAGACGATAACAACGTGTTCGCGTCGGCGAACATCGCCAACAAACTACTAGCTCTGGAGTATGAGCTGACCAAGAGGATAGAGCTGATATCTTTCGACCCACCTGTCGAGTACGTTTACAGCCCGATAGACTACGCAATTTCAGTCCACGCGAATTTCCTCCAGAAGTACTGTCACACGACCAAGAAAATTCTGTTCCTGGCGATGAATCCCGGCCCGTGGGGAATGTCGCAGACTGGTATTCCTTTTGGAGAAATAAACGCGGTAGTGAACTGGCTCAAGCTGTCGGGGCTGATAGAGAAACCGTTGAAGGAGCAGCCGAACAGAAAAGTCACAGGATTTGCTTGCCATCGGAGTGAAATAAGTGGCAGGAGGTTCTGGAATTTGTTCAAGAGTATTTGCGGTAGTccggataatttttttcagtactcGTTTCTGAGGAACTATTGTCCAGTGGCTCTGATGGATTCTGCTGGTCGGAATATTTCTCCTGCTGAGTTAAAG GGCTCGAAATTGAAGGAGTTGAGAGATATTTGTGATTTGACGCTACTGGCAGTTTTGAAACTTTtggaagttgaaaaaattgtaggGATTGGAAGATTTGCCGAACAAAGAGCCAAGAATATTGTTAAAACTGCTGGTTTACCGATTAGa attttttggATGCCTCACCCAAGTCCTAGATCCACTGCCAACGAAAATTGGAGCGATAAAGCACTTAAAACTTTAAACGAGTTagatttacttaaatattttgtaaagtCTGACGACGAGAACTTGAactga
- the LOC123266449 gene encoding tRNA-specific adenosine deaminase 2 gives MTEDIKSKWMETALEEAKKSLRAGEVPVGCLFIYKDQVIASGSNTVNETHNATRHAEMNCIDQVIKYCKDRSLEYQDVFKSVDVVVTVEPCIMCAAALHQLKVVSITYGCANDRFGGCKSVLEVAPIYESGVEIIGGLKAEEAMNLLKEFYKGTNPNAPDDKKKHKKRNKEHK, from the coding sequence atgactgAGGATATCAAGTCCAAATGGATGGAGACAGCGCTCGAAGAAGCAAAAAAATCTCTGCGTGCTGGAGAAGTTCCAGTCGGttgtctttttatttataaggaCCAAGTTATTGCATCGGGCAGTAACACCGTCAATGAAACTCACAACGCAACTCGTCACGCGGAAATGAATTGCATTGACCAGGTAATTAAGTATTGTAAGGATCGGAGTCTGGAGTATCAAGATGTCTTTAAAAGTGTTGACGTCGTGGTGACCGTCGAGCCCTGCATAATGTGCGCAGCGGCTCTTCACCAGCTAAAAGTAGTGAGTATCACCTATGGCTGCGCTAATGACAGGTTCGGGGGCTGCAAAAGTGTTCTGGAGGTCGCTCCCATTTACGAGTCTGGTGTTGAAATCATTGGGGGTCTCAAAGCTGAAGAAGCCATGAATTTACTCAAGGAATTTTATAAAGGCACTAATCCAAATGCTCCGGATGATAAAAAGAAACATAAAAAGAGAAATAAAGAGCATAAGTAA
- the LOC123267830 gene encoding uncharacterized protein LOC123267830, with product MSQFLKPSAPKALRGKARPNLNATISAPNSPKALTSRRTMAPGSLSTSCASTSAPSSLNVTIRSTSKSSKKTKPDPVRLAYIEYLIARAMNSAVEVEGNKRAEELTKKLILLEINDDEAYATLNEYEMKIKEAKAFIEGKMKLQKQIEKINDELELKDEVMKTLERIQGKLQSMDKLTVKNIETHEEEWIVLKGLMEECDRVMDSITNDCRDFDLTLEVKKNLDEFINLLKAIFKQLHIIRGELELLEADTVITLSSKIK from the exons atgagtcaatttttaaa accaTCAGCTCCAAAAGCTTTGCGTGGTAAAGCACGCCCCAATCTAAATGCCACTATTTCAGCACCAAATTCGCCGAAAGCTCTCACCTCCAGGAGAACTATGGCCCCCGGTTCACTGTCAACATCCTGCGCGTCAACATCAGCACCCTCGTCATTGAATGTTACCATAAGAAGCACTTCAAAAAGTTCCAAAAAGACCAAACCGGACCCGGTCCGCCTGGCCTACATCGAGTATCTGATAGCCAGAGCTATGAATAGTGCAGTGGAGGTAGAAGGTAATAAGCGTGCTGAAGAACTTACCAAAAAGCTTATTTTACTTGAAATCAATGATGATGAGGCTTATGCAACCTTAAACGAATACGAGATGAAAATCAAGGAGGCCAAGGCTTTTATAGAGGGTAAAATgaaattgcaaaaacaaatagaaaaaataaatgatgaactgg AATTGAAGGATGAGGTAATGAAAACTTTGGAGCGGATCCAAGGCAAACTTCAATCAATGGATAAATTAACAGTCAAAAATATCGAGACACACGAAGAGGAATGGATTGTTTTGAAAGGCTTGATGGAAGAGTGTGACCGAGTAATGGATAGTATCACAAATGATTGTAGAGATTTTGATTTAACTCTTGAAGTTAAGAAAAATCTTGAtgagtttattaatttactcaaagctatttttaaacaactgcacat CATTCGTGGAGAGTTAGAGCTGCTTGAAGCTGACACTGTAATAACTCTGAGTTctaaaattaagtaa